In Holophagales bacterium, one DNA window encodes the following:
- a CDS encoding cyclase family protein, whose translation MTAGSSLAETTRPAAGIDLATATVVDLTHPFDERTLYWPSGGTNLTFSLERVAYGPTPGGYFYAANRFCTPEHGGTHLDAPIHFAEGKRTADQIPLRQLVAPAVVIDVTRQVAADVDYRLTREDVLAFEASHGRIASGTMVLLRTGWSSRWGDRKAYFGDDTPGDATHLHFPSFGPEAARLLVEERGVGAIGVDTPSIDHGPSRDFLVHRIAGAHDVPGFENLKSLDELPATGSWVVALPMKIGGGSGGPLRAIALLPGK comes from the coding sequence ATGACGGCCGGCAGCTCGCTCGCCGAGACGACCCGTCCGGCTGCGGGGATCGACCTGGCCACGGCCACCGTCGTCGATCTCACCCATCCGTTCGACGAGCGCACGCTCTACTGGCCGAGCGGCGGAACGAATCTGACCTTCTCGCTCGAGCGTGTGGCCTATGGCCCGACGCCCGGCGGCTACTTCTACGCGGCGAATCGCTTCTGCACGCCGGAGCACGGCGGGACGCATCTCGATGCGCCGATCCACTTCGCCGAGGGCAAGCGCACCGCCGACCAGATTCCGCTGCGCCAGCTCGTCGCACCGGCGGTGGTGATCGACGTCACCCGGCAGGTCGCGGCGGATGTCGACTACCGGTTGACACGCGAGGACGTCCTGGCCTTCGAAGCGAGCCACGGGCGGATCGCCTCCGGCACGATGGTGTTGCTGCGCACCGGGTGGAGCTCGCGCTGGGGAGATCGCAAGGCCTACTTCGGCGACGACACGCCGGGCGACGCCACCCACCTGCATTTCCCTTCCTTCGGGCCGGAGGCGGCACGGCTCCTGGTCGAGGAGCGGGGGGTCGGGGCGATCGGGGTCGACACGCCGAGCATCGACCACGGCCCGTCGCGCGATTTTCTCGTTCACCGCATTGCCGGGGCGCACGACGTGCCCGGGTTCGAGAATCTCAAGTCGCTCGACGAGCTGCCGGCGACCGGCAGCTGGGTGGTGGCGCTGCCGATGAAGATCGGCGGCGGCTCTGGCGGGCCGCTGCGGGCGATTGCCCTCCTGCCCGGGAAATAG
- a CDS encoding cobalamin-dependent protein (Presence of a B(12) (cobalamin)-binding domain implies dependence on cobalamin itself, in one of its several forms, or in some unusual lineages, dependence on a cobalamin-like analog.): MRTLLVYHNPSREMLSAPPIGLAYVASAAADAGHEVRFLDLSRRRDPVAALAGELARHRVEVAAFSIRNLDNTIRQRLESDLHLHQVLIATARQCGATVVVGGPAVTLLGAASLDTLPADFAVLGEGEEAFPALLAALAEGRSPAQIPGVAWRDGERGVSATASRRLERFGASGLERWIDWAPYRRSGSTWPIQGKRGCALSCVYCSYPGLEGRRHRQRPAGEIVDEIERVARLAKPRAFEIVDSTFNVPVEPALELCRELRRRKLRVSLTAMGVNPLGVTEELFPEMEAAGFNSVMITPETASERMLGNLAKGFDRAAVETTAARIRRSRLASAWFFLLGGPGETEETVEETLAFIEQKLDWERCLSIVFTGIRVQPGTALAAAEVASGRLSAAQDYTAPLFYLSPEIREDWILRRIDETIGRRPNVVHAAEGSASPWQITMERTLSLFGVAPPYWRFYPRYLALPPIRALRRRFPFSGRLAV, from the coding sequence ATGCGCACGCTGCTCGTCTACCACAACCCGTCACGCGAGATGCTCTCGGCGCCGCCGATCGGTCTTGCCTACGTGGCCTCGGCTGCAGCGGACGCCGGGCACGAGGTGAGGTTCCTCGACCTGTCGCGGCGGCGCGACCCGGTGGCGGCACTCGCCGGCGAGCTCGCCCGTCATCGGGTCGAGGTGGCGGCCTTCTCGATCCGCAATCTCGACAACACGATCCGGCAGCGGCTGGAGAGCGACCTCCACCTCCACCAGGTGCTCATCGCGACGGCACGCCAGTGCGGGGCGACCGTCGTCGTCGGCGGGCCGGCAGTGACGCTGCTCGGTGCCGCGAGCCTCGACACGCTGCCAGCCGACTTCGCGGTGCTCGGAGAAGGAGAGGAGGCGTTCCCGGCGCTTCTCGCCGCGCTCGCCGAGGGACGGTCGCCGGCGCAGATCCCCGGGGTCGCCTGGCGCGACGGCGAGAGGGGAGTCTCCGCCACGGCGTCGCGCCGTCTCGAGCGCTTCGGCGCCTCGGGGCTCGAACGCTGGATCGACTGGGCGCCCTATCGGCGCTCGGGCTCCACCTGGCCGATCCAGGGCAAGCGCGGCTGTGCCCTCTCGTGCGTCTACTGCTCCTACCCCGGTCTCGAAGGGCGGCGGCACCGCCAGCGTCCGGCAGGGGAGATCGTCGACGAGATCGAGCGCGTGGCGCGTCTGGCCAAGCCGCGCGCGTTCGAGATCGTCGACTCGACCTTCAACGTGCCGGTCGAGCCGGCGCTCGAGCTCTGCCGCGAGCTGCGACGGCGCAAGCTGCGCGTCTCGCTGACCGCCATGGGAGTCAACCCGCTCGGCGTCACCGAGGAGCTCTTCCCGGAAATGGAGGCGGCCGGCTTCAACTCGGTGATGATCACGCCCGAGACCGCGTCGGAGCGGATGCTGGGCAATCTCGCCAAAGGCTTCGATCGCGCGGCGGTGGAGACGACGGCGGCGCGCATTCGCCGTTCGCGGCTCGCCTCGGCCTGGTTCTTCCTGCTGGGCGGCCCCGGCGAGACGGAAGAGACGGTCGAGGAAACGCTCGCCTTCATCGAGCAGAAGCTCGACTGGGAGCGCTGCCTCTCGATCGTCTTCACCGGTATTCGCGTCCAGCCGGGCACCGCACTGGCGGCGGCCGAGGTGGCGTCGGGTCGGCTCTCCGCCGCGCAGGACTACACGGCGCCGCTCTTCTACCTCTCCCCGGAGATCCGCGAGGACTGGATCCTGCGCCGCATCGACGAGACGATCGGTCGCCGACCGAACGTCGTGCACGCGGCCGAGGGATCGGCCTCCCCCTGGCAGATCACCATGGAGCGCACCTTGAGCCTCTTCGGCGTCGCTCCTCCCTACTGGCGCTTCTATCCGCGCTACCTCGCGCTGCCGCCGATCCGCGCCCTGCGCCGCCGCTTCCCCTTCAGCGGGCGGCTCGCAGTCTAG
- a CDS encoding cobalamin-dependent protein (Presence of a B(12) (cobalamin)-binding domain implies dependence on cobalamin itself, in one of its several forms, or in some unusual lineages, dependence on a cobalamin-like analog.), producing MRILLVKPSPRLATIRGLQAFQRLEPLELGYLAAAAGPGHEIRVLDLRLAWFPARAFARSLARFRPELVGFTGYTHEATAVLQLARQARSALPAARIVVGGHHATVAPEDFDDPAFDAVVRGEGCAPFRALVDRAVRGEGFEGIAQVRVPGTPVPPGEGWPRYPDPATLPAPRRDLWSPSDYRSVWLAEGVQAWQPLFPRVATVRTSYGCRMQCSFCIVPQLSGGVHTPRPVDAVADEIAALAADHVYFVDDENFLDEAHGFALAEALAERGVRKRYFAWTRATTVLRSPELLRRWREIGLDAAFLGFEFTRDEELRDARKGATVAANERALDTLRAMGVAVHAAFMIRPETTERELDRLLAYVRNLPPVQSSFTVCTPSPGTTDYAALAERFWIDEPRDLHDCMHPLTRTALPLPEFSRRYAELAAEGTARTPMRLERRPIRPTDALRVVRAERAYLKSYRHLFLDYPPALWA from the coding sequence TTGCGAATCCTCTTGGTCAAGCCGAGCCCACGACTCGCGACGATTCGCGGGCTGCAGGCGTTCCAGCGCCTCGAGCCGCTCGAGCTCGGCTACCTCGCGGCGGCCGCGGGGCCCGGCCACGAGATCCGGGTGCTCGACCTGCGCCTCGCCTGGTTTCCCGCGCGCGCCTTCGCCCGGAGCCTGGCGCGATTCCGGCCCGAGCTCGTCGGCTTCACCGGGTACACGCACGAGGCGACGGCGGTGCTGCAGCTCGCACGCCAGGCCCGCTCCGCCCTGCCCGCGGCGCGCATCGTCGTCGGTGGGCATCACGCGACGGTGGCGCCGGAGGACTTCGACGACCCGGCGTTCGATGCGGTGGTGCGCGGCGAAGGGTGCGCGCCGTTTCGCGCCCTGGTCGACCGCGCGGTACGCGGCGAGGGGTTCGAAGGGATCGCCCAGGTTCGCGTCCCGGGCACGCCGGTGCCGCCCGGCGAGGGCTGGCCGCGCTATCCCGACCCCGCCACGCTGCCGGCGCCACGCCGTGATCTCTGGTCGCCGAGCGACTACCGGTCGGTCTGGTTGGCCGAGGGGGTTCAGGCCTGGCAGCCGCTCTTTCCACGCGTGGCGACGGTGCGGACGTCGTACGGCTGCCGGATGCAGTGCAGCTTCTGCATCGTGCCGCAGCTCTCGGGCGGCGTGCACACGCCGCGGCCGGTCGACGCGGTGGCCGACGAGATCGCCGCCCTGGCCGCCGACCACGTCTACTTCGTCGACGACGAGAACTTCCTCGACGAAGCGCACGGCTTCGCCCTCGCCGAGGCGCTCGCGGAACGCGGGGTGCGCAAGCGCTATTTCGCCTGGACGCGGGCGACGACGGTGCTCCGCTCTCCCGAGCTGCTGCGGCGCTGGCGCGAGATCGGGCTCGACGCCGCCTTCCTCGGTTTCGAGTTCACGCGCGACGAGGAATTGCGCGACGCCCGCAAGGGCGCGACGGTGGCCGCCAACGAACGGGCGCTCGACACGCTGCGCGCCATGGGCGTCGCCGTGCACGCGGCGTTCATGATCCGGCCCGAGACGACCGAGCGCGAGCTCGACCGACTGCTCGCCTACGTGCGCAATCTGCCGCCGGTGCAGTCGAGCTTCACCGTCTGCACGCCGTCGCCGGGCACCACGGACTATGCGGCGCTCGCCGAACGCTTCTGGATCGACGAGCCGCGCGACCTGCACGACTGCATGCATCCGCTGACGCGCACGGCCCTCCCGTTGCCGGAGTTCAGCCGGCGCTACGCCGAGCTCGCCGCCGAGGGGACGGCGCGCACGCCGATGCGCCTCGAGCGGCGGCCGATCCGTCCGACCGACGCGCTGCGCGTCGTTCGCGCCGAACGCGCCTATCTGAAGAGCTATCGGCATCTCTTCCTCGACTACCCACCGGCGTTGTGGGCCTGA
- a CDS encoding glycosyltransferase, with protein MAAQTARVVVVIPCHDEVSHIAKVVRDFRAALPLAEVLVVDNGSRDGTAEAARQAGARVIREPNPGKGNAVLAGFRAATEADFVLMVDGDDTYPADAAPALVAAGLDGADQVVGTRLQQAADGAFPAGHSVGNRLFIALVRLLFGVRTGDLFSGYRLLSRRFLRTAPLLATGFEIEAELTLQAARRGLTIAEIPVDYRPRGAGSTSKLETWRDGSRILLALLTYFRDYRPLTCFGALATLFSASALLCGWPVLVDFAETGLVHRLPLAVLAAALFVLAALSFSCGVILSSVNRRADELAALIAGR; from the coding sequence ATGGCAGCCCAGACGGCGCGGGTCGTCGTGGTGATTCCCTGCCACGACGAGGTCTCCCACATCGCCAAAGTGGTCCGGGACTTTCGCGCCGCGCTACCCCTCGCCGAGGTGCTGGTGGTCGACAACGGCTCGCGCGACGGCACCGCCGAGGCGGCGCGGCAAGCCGGTGCCCGGGTGATTCGCGAGCCGAACCCCGGCAAGGGAAATGCCGTCCTGGCGGGATTTCGTGCCGCCACCGAGGCGGACTTCGTCTTGATGGTGGACGGCGACGACACCTACCCGGCCGACGCAGCTCCGGCGCTCGTCGCCGCAGGCCTCGACGGCGCCGATCAGGTCGTCGGCACGCGCCTCCAGCAGGCCGCCGACGGGGCCTTCCCCGCCGGGCATTCGGTCGGCAACCGGCTCTTCATCGCGCTCGTCCGCCTGCTCTTCGGGGTGCGAACGGGCGACCTCTTCTCCGGCTATCGCCTCCTTTCGCGCCGCTTCCTGCGCACCGCGCCGCTGCTCGCCACCGGCTTCGAGATCGAGGCCGAGCTCACCCTGCAGGCGGCCAGGCGGGGGCTCACGATCGCCGAGATCCCCGTCGACTACCGGCCGCGCGGCGCGGGCAGCACGAGCAAGCTCGAGACTTGGCGCGACGGCTCGCGCATCCTGCTCGCCCTGCTCACCTACTTCCGCGACTACCGGCCGCTGACCTGCTTCGGCGCGCTCGCCACGCTCTTCTCGGCGAGCGCTCTGTTGTGCGGCTGGCCGGTCCTGGTGGACTTCGCCGAAACCGGGCTGGTCCACCGACTGCCCCTCGCCGTTCTCGCCGCCGCGCTCTTCGTGCTCGCCGCGCTGTCGTTCTCCTGCGGAGTCATCCTCTCCTCGGTCAACCGTCGCGCCGACGAGCTTGCCGCGCTGATCGCCGGACGGTGA